In Monodelphis domestica isolate mMonDom1 chromosome 3, mMonDom1.pri, whole genome shotgun sequence, the following proteins share a genomic window:
- the LOC100032767 gene encoding olfactory receptor 1361-like, with amino-acid sequence MEQKNQSEVSEFILLGLSSKPEQERLLFFLFMLMYLTTVLGNLLIILAIRIDSRLHTPMYFFLSNLSLGDICFTTTTIPKMLVNYISGNKEILYISCLAQAFFFSWFAGLDSILLGSMAYDRYMAICAPLHYTMIMTPRLCVLLVAVCWYWACANALTHTVLLTQLSFCGHKEIPHFFCDLGVVIRIACSDTFINDLVIYTMGGLIAIIPFMGILISYFHIFVAVLKIPSAYGKWKAFSTCGSHLTVVCLFYGTIITVYFNPTSTHTVQQDIASAVMYTAVTPMLNPFIYSLRNNDIKGALKMLLLRKPGFSL; translated from the coding sequence ATGGAACAGAAAAATCAGTCAGAAGTCTCTGAGTTCATCCTTCTGGGCCTTTCAAGCAAGCCAGAGCAGGAGAGGCTTCTATTCTTCCTCTTTATGCTTATGTATCTGACCACAGTGCTGGGGAACCTACTCATCATTCTAGCCATTAGAATCGACTCTCGCCTTCATACTCCCATGTACTTCTTCCTTAGCAACTTGTCTCTGGGTGACATCtgcttcaccaccaccaccatccccaAGATGCTGGTTAATTATATATCTGGAAACAAAGAAATTCTTTACATTAGCTGCCTGGCACAAGCCTTCTTCTTCAGTTGGTTTGCAGGATTAGATAGCATCCTCCTTGGCTCCATGGCCTATGACCGCTATATGGCTATCTGTGCCCCACTACATTATACCATGATCATGACCCCAAGGCTCTGTGTCCttctggtggcagtgtgctggtaTTGGGCTTGTGCCAATGCCCTGACACATACTGTCCTGCTAACTCAACTCTCATTTTGTGGCCACAAAGAAATCCCCCATTTCTTCTGTGACCTTGGTGTGGTAATAAGGATCGCCTGCTCAGATACCTTCATCAATGACTTGGTGATCTATACAATGGGAGGCCTGATAGCTATAATCCCATTCATGGGCATTCTGATCTCCTACTTTCACATTTTTGTAGCTGTCCTGAAGATACCATCAGCTTACGGGAAATGGAAAGCCTTCTCCACCTGTGGCTCCCACCTCACTGTGGTCTGTCTCTTCTATGGAACAATCATTACAGTGTACTTCAATCCCACATCCACCCACACAGTGCAACAGGACATAGCATCAGCTGTGATGTACACCGCAGTCACCCCCATGCTGAACCCTTTCATCTATAGCCTGCGGAACAATGACATAAAAGGAGCCCTGAAGATGCTTCTCCTGAGGAAACCAGGTTTCTCTTTGTGA
- the LOC100032768 gene encoding olfactory receptor 1361-like, whose translation MEQKNQSEVSEFILLGLSSKPEQERLLFFLFMLMYLTTVLGNLLIILAITIDSRLHTPMYFFLSNLSLGDICFTTTTIPKMLVSYISGNKEILYISCLAQLFFLSWFAGLDSILLASMAYDRYIAICAPLHYTMIMTPRVCVLLVAVPWFWPCVNALTHTVLITQLSFCGHNEIPHFFCDLGVVIRIACSDTSINDLLIYTMGGLTAIIRFMGILISYFHIFVAILKIPSAYGKWKAFSTCGSHLTVVCLFYGTIIGVYFSPTSTHTAQQDIASAVMYTAVTPMLNPFIYSLRNNDIKGALRMLLLRKPGFSL comes from the coding sequence ATGGAACAGAAAAATCAGTCAGAAGTCTCTGAGTTCATCCTTCTGGGCCTTTCAAGTAAACCAGAGCAGGAGAGGCTTCTGTTCTTCCTCTTTATGCTTATGTATCTGACCACAGTGCTGGGGAACCTACTCATCATTCTAGCCATTACAATTGACTCTCGCCTTCATACTCCCATGTACTTCTTCCTTAGCAACTTGTCCCTGGGTGACATCTgctttaccaccaccaccatccccaAGATGCTGGTTAGTTATATATCTGGAAACAAAGAAATACTTTACATAAGCTGCCTGGCACAACTCTTCTTCTTAAGTTGGTTTGCAGGATTAGATAGCATCCTCCTTGCCTCCATGGCCTATGACCGCTATATAGCTATCTGTGCCCCACTACATTATACCATGATCATGACACCAAGGGTCTGTGTCCTTCTGGTGGCAGTGCCCTGGTTCTGGCCTTGTGTCAATGCCCTGACACATACTGTCCTGATAACTCAACTCTCATTCTGTGGCCACAATGAAATCCCCCATTTCTTCTGTGACCTTGGTGTGGTGATAAGGATCGCCTGCTCAGATACCTCCATCAATGACTTGTTGATCTATACAATGGGAGGACTGACAGCTATAATCCGATTCATGGGCATTCTGATCTCCTACTTTCACATTTTTGTAGCTATCCTGAAGATACCATCAGCTTACGGGAAATGGAAAGCCTTCTCCACCTGTGGCTCCCACCTCACTGTGGTCTGTCTCTTCTATGGAACAATCATTGGAGTGTACTTCAGTCCCACATCCACCCACACAGCCCAACAGGACATAGCATCAGCTGTGATGTACACCGCAGTCACCCCCATGCTGAACCCTTTCATCTATAGCCTGCGGAACAATGACATAAAAGGAGCCCTGAGGATGCTTCTCCTGAGGAAACCAGGTTTCTCTTTGTGA
- the LOC100014181 gene encoding olfactory receptor 1361: MEQKNQSEVSEFILLGLSSKPEQERLLFFLFMLMYLTTVLGNLLIILAIRIDSRLHTPMYFFLSNLSLGDICFTTTTIPKMLVNYISGNKEILYISCLAQAFFFSWFAGLDSILLGSMAYDRYMAICAPLHYTMIMTPRLCVLLVAVCWYWACANALTHTVLLTQLSFCGHKEIPHFFCDLGVVIRIACSDTFINDLVIYTMGGLIAIIPFMGILISYFHIFVAVLKIPSAYGKWKAFSTCGSHLTVVCLFYGTIITVYFNPTSTHTVQQDIASAVMYTAVTPMLNPFIYSLRNNDIKGALKMLLLRKPGFSL; the protein is encoded by the coding sequence ATGGAACAGAAAAATCAGTCAGAAGTCTCTGAGTTCATCCTTCTGGGCCTTTCAAGCAAGCCAGAGCAGGAGAGGCTTCTGTTCTTCCTCTTTATGCTTATGTATCTGACCACAGTGCTGGGGAACCTACTCATCATTCTAGCCATTAGAATCGACTCTCGCCTTCATACTCCCATGTACTTCTTCCTTAGCAACTTGTCTCTGGGTGACATCtgcttcaccaccaccaccatccccaAGATGCTGGTTAATTATATATCTGGAAACAAAGAAATTCTTTACATTAGCTGCCTGGCACAAGCCTTCTTCTTCAGTTGGTTTGCAGGATTAGATAGCATCCTCCTTGGCTCCATGGCCTATGACCGCTATATGGCTATCTGTGCCCCACTACATTATACCATGATCATGACCCCAAGGCTCTGTGTCCttctggtggcagtgtgctggtaTTGGGCTTGTGCCAATGCCCTGACACATACTGTCCTGCTAACTCAACTCTCATTTTGTGGCCACAAAGAAATCCCCCATTTCTTCTGTGACCTTGGTGTGGTAATAAGGATCGCCTGCTCAGATACCTTCATCAATGACTTGGTGATCTATACAATGGGAGGCCTGATAGCTATAATCCCATTCATGGGCATTCTGATCTCCTACTTTCACATTTTTGTAGCTGTCCTGAAGATACCATCAGCTTACGGGAAATGGAAAGCCTTCTCCACCTGTGGCTCCCACCTCACTGTGGTCTGTCTCTTCTATGGAACAATCATTACAGTGTACTTCAATCCCACATCCACCCACACAGTGCAACAGGACATAGCATCAGCTGTGATGTACACCGCAGTCACCCCCATGCTGAACCCTTTCATCTATAGCCTGCGGAACAATGACATAAAAGGAGCCCTGAAGATGCTTCTCCTGAGGAAACCAGGTTTCTCTTTGTGA